A genomic region of Zalophus californianus isolate mZalCal1 chromosome 1, mZalCal1.pri.v2, whole genome shotgun sequence contains the following coding sequences:
- the PRR22 gene encoding proline-rich protein 22 isoform X1 — protein MRLRLPKKSSAPGAWMAPRGQAASLLPPARSLFLLWGPPTCISPQTRRKRCFQPLRQVGPRAPLRAAPPWPAGFQMAPCGCFFDPRIYRIEWATTDFGQSSLYKLTAVGGGGPPGGLAEGPASPGTYLLEPQHYLKAPVPAPPPPPYPHYQPLPGSPQYLMPYFPPEGPGPEALGFVGDGGPPAYMELPPPLLKEGLGPAPPPPAPPPPPVPEENKLPPLLVTLPTEAALPPGPYGHLKGRLSQFHGPSEPLAFPSKELQGGGPGPAPLYPPGPGEPKAAEAEAAPLGAGEARTPEAARAFVLPEKVLLEDAMKLFDCLPGSAEPDGSPRTAPGPALPDSGGGGDDSSSDIRSLHLPDELLSFDYSVPEILDTVSNVDYFFNFKALDEEPLPRPGPPAANTAAPVVRPELPSKKKAGTSSAKKGRQGGKGKQAAGSASATPSGPRQDLGATPH, from the exons ATGCGCCTACGGCTCCCCAAGAAGTCTTCAGCCCCCGGGGCCTGGATGGCACCGAGGGGCCAGGCAGCCAGCCTGCTCCCACCTGCACGGAGCCTCTTCCTGCTGTGG GGTCCTCCAACCTGTATCAGCCCCCAAACCCGGAGAAAGAGGTGTTTCCAGCCCCTCCGGCAG GTGGGTCCCAGAGCTCCTCTCAgggctgcccctccctggcctgcAGGTTTCCAGATGGCACCCTGCGGGTGCTTCTTTGACCCCCGCATCTACCGAATCGAGTGGGCCACCACCGACTTCGGGCAGTCGTCCCTGTACAAGCTGACGGCAGTGGGCGGTGGGGGACCCCCCGGGGGTCTGGCCGAGGGCCCCGCTTCGCCAGGCACCTACCTCTTAGAGCCCCAGCACTACCTCAAGGCCCCGGTGCCGGCCCCACCACCCCCGCCATACCCACACTACCAGCCGCTGCCTGGGAGCCCCCAGTACCTCATGCCCTACTTCCCGCCCGAGGGGCCCGGGCCAGAGGCTCTGGGCTTTGTGGGGGATGGGGGGCCCCCTGCCTACATGGAGCTGCCTCCGCCCCTGCTCAAGGAAGGCCTGGGGCCAGCCCCACCGCCGCCCGCACCGCCACCGCCACCTGTCCCCGAGGAGAACAAGCTGCCTCCCCTGCTCGTCACGCTCCCCACTGAGGCCGCGCTGCCCCCCGGCCCCTACGGCCACCTCAAAGGCCGCCTCAGTCAGTTCCACGGGCCCAGCGAGCCCCTGGCCTTCCCGTCCAAGGAGCTGCAGGGTGGTGGGCCCGGGCCGGCCCCGCTGTACCCGCCGGGCCCCGGGGAGCCCAAGGCGGCCGAGGCAGAGGCAGCCCCACTGGGGGCGGGTGAGGCCAGGACCCCCGAGGCAGCCAGGGCCTTCGTGCTACCTGAGAAGGTGCTTCTGGAAGATGCAATGAAGCTCTTCGACTGCCTGCCGGGCAGCGCTGAGCCCGACGGGTCCCCGCGCACGGCCCCTGGGCCTGCCCTGCCGGACAGCGGGGGCGGCGGGGACGACTCTTCCAGCGACATCCGCTCGCTGCACCTGCCGGACGAGCTGCTATCCTTTGACTACAGTGTGCCCGAGATCCTGGACACCGTTTCCAACGTGGACTACTTTTTCAACTTCAAGGCCCTGGATGAGGAGCCGCTGCCCCGCCCGGGGCCCCCAGCCGCCAACACCGCGGCCCCCGTGGTGCGGCCTGAGCTTCCCAGCAAGAAGAAGGCCGGCACCTCGTCCGCCAagaagggcaggcagggaggcaagGGCAAGCAGGCTGCGGGCTCGGCCAGCGCCACCCCCTCGGGGCCCAGGCAGGACCTGGGAGCCACCCCGCATTAA
- the PRR22 gene encoding proline-rich protein 22 isoform X2, giving the protein MQHPKPFYAPTAPQEVFSPRGLDGTEGPGSQPAPTCTEPLPAVGSSNLYQPPNPEKEVFPAPPAGFQMAPCGCFFDPRIYRIEWATTDFGQSSLYKLTAVGGGGPPGGLAEGPASPGTYLLEPQHYLKAPVPAPPPPPYPHYQPLPGSPQYLMPYFPPEGPGPEALGFVGDGGPPAYMELPPPLLKEGLGPAPPPPAPPPPPVPEENKLPPLLVTLPTEAALPPGPYGHLKGRLSQFHGPSEPLAFPSKELQGGGPGPAPLYPPGPGEPKAAEAEAAPLGAGEARTPEAARAFVLPEKVLLEDAMKLFDCLPGSAEPDGSPRTAPGPALPDSGGGGDDSSSDIRSLHLPDELLSFDYSVPEILDTVSNVDYFFNFKALDEEPLPRPGPPAANTAAPVVRPELPSKKKAGTSSAKKGRQGGKGKQAAGSASATPSGPRQDLGATPH; this is encoded by the exons ATGCAGCACCCCAAACCTTTCTATGCGCCTACGGCTCCCCAAGAAGTCTTCAGCCCCCGGGGCCTGGATGGCACCGAGGGGCCAGGCAGCCAGCCTGCTCCCACCTGCACGGAGCCTCTTCCTGCTGTGG GGTCCTCCAACCTGTATCAGCCCCCAAACCCGGAGAAAGAGGTGTTTCCAGCCCCTCCGGCAG GTTTCCAGATGGCACCCTGCGGGTGCTTCTTTGACCCCCGCATCTACCGAATCGAGTGGGCCACCACCGACTTCGGGCAGTCGTCCCTGTACAAGCTGACGGCAGTGGGCGGTGGGGGACCCCCCGGGGGTCTGGCCGAGGGCCCCGCTTCGCCAGGCACCTACCTCTTAGAGCCCCAGCACTACCTCAAGGCCCCGGTGCCGGCCCCACCACCCCCGCCATACCCACACTACCAGCCGCTGCCTGGGAGCCCCCAGTACCTCATGCCCTACTTCCCGCCCGAGGGGCCCGGGCCAGAGGCTCTGGGCTTTGTGGGGGATGGGGGGCCCCCTGCCTACATGGAGCTGCCTCCGCCCCTGCTCAAGGAAGGCCTGGGGCCAGCCCCACCGCCGCCCGCACCGCCACCGCCACCTGTCCCCGAGGAGAACAAGCTGCCTCCCCTGCTCGTCACGCTCCCCACTGAGGCCGCGCTGCCCCCCGGCCCCTACGGCCACCTCAAAGGCCGCCTCAGTCAGTTCCACGGGCCCAGCGAGCCCCTGGCCTTCCCGTCCAAGGAGCTGCAGGGTGGTGGGCCCGGGCCGGCCCCGCTGTACCCGCCGGGCCCCGGGGAGCCCAAGGCGGCCGAGGCAGAGGCAGCCCCACTGGGGGCGGGTGAGGCCAGGACCCCCGAGGCAGCCAGGGCCTTCGTGCTACCTGAGAAGGTGCTTCTGGAAGATGCAATGAAGCTCTTCGACTGCCTGCCGGGCAGCGCTGAGCCCGACGGGTCCCCGCGCACGGCCCCTGGGCCTGCCCTGCCGGACAGCGGGGGCGGCGGGGACGACTCTTCCAGCGACATCCGCTCGCTGCACCTGCCGGACGAGCTGCTATCCTTTGACTACAGTGTGCCCGAGATCCTGGACACCGTTTCCAACGTGGACTACTTTTTCAACTTCAAGGCCCTGGATGAGGAGCCGCTGCCCCGCCCGGGGCCCCCAGCCGCCAACACCGCGGCCCCCGTGGTGCGGCCTGAGCTTCCCAGCAAGAAGAAGGCCGGCACCTCGTCCGCCAagaagggcaggcagggaggcaagGGCAAGCAGGCTGCGGGCTCGGCCAGCGCCACCCCCTCGGGGCCCAGGCAGGACCTGGGAGCCACCCCGCATTAA
- the DUS3L gene encoding tRNA-dihydrouridine(47) synthase [NAD(P)(+)]-like yields the protein MAEGAAEAPAESGGGGDSGAGAPERGVAPIKPQYLTTKEQFHEFLEAKGQEKPSQEIEAGDPGSNDLAEPEAKRIRLEDGQTGEAAEPGEQPQAQKRARGQNKGRPHVKPTHYDKNRLCPSLVQDSAAKCFFGDRCRFLHDVGLYLETKPSDLGPRCVLFETFGRCPYGVTCRFAGAHLGPEGQNLVQEERVQVPPVRNGLDKALQQQLRKRKVRFERAEQALRQLSKGHVPGRSPEAVVPEVSGAEGAPGQDSSDTQQALPEPGADALASGSVQTCGPLTDEDIVRLRPCEKRKLDISGKLYLAPLTTCGNLPFRRICKRFGADVTCGEMAVCTNLLQGQTSEWALLRRHPCEDIFGVQLEGAFPDTMTKCAELLNRTIEVDFVDINVGCPIDLVYKKGGGCALMNRAAKFQQIVRGMNQVLDVPLTVKIRTGVQERVNLAHRLLPELRNWGAALVTLHGRSREQRYTKLADWEYIAQCVTAASPMPLFGNGDVLSYEDANRAMQTGVAGVMIARGALLKPWLFTEIKEQRHWDISSSERLAILQDFTRYGLEHWGSDTQGVEKTRRFLLEWLSFLCRYVPVGLLERLPQRINERPPYYLGRDYLETLMASQQAADWIRISEMLLGPVPPNFIFLPKHKANAYK from the exons ATACCTCACCACTAAGGAGCAGTTCCACGAATTCCTGGAAGCCAAAGGGCAGGAGAAGCCCAGCCAGGAAATCGAGGCAGGAGACCCCGGTAGCAATGACCTGGCTGAACCTGAGGCCAAGCGCATCCGACTGGAAGATGGGCAGACGGGGGAGGCGGCCGAGCCCGGGGAGCAGCCGCAGGCTCAGAAGAGAGCCCGGGGCCAGAACAAGGGCCGGCCCCACGTGAAACCCACTCACTACGACAAAAATAGGCTCTGCCCGTCTCTGGTCCAG GATTCAGCTGCAAAGTGTTTCTTTGGCGACCGCTGCCGCTTCCTGCACGACGTGGGCCTCTACCTGGAGACCAAGCCGTCGGACCTGGGCCCCCGCTGTGTGCTTTTCGAGACCTTTGGCAGGTGCCCCTATGGTGTGACCTGCCGCTTCGCTGGGGCCCATCTGGGACCCGAAGGCCAGAACCTGGTGCAGGAAGAGCGGGTCCAGGTCCCGCCAGTCCGCAACGGCCTGGACAAGGCCCTGCAGCAGCAGCTGCGAAAGCGCAAGGTCCGCTTTGAGCGCGCCGAGCAGGCCCTACGCCAGCTAAGTAAGGGCCACGTGCCAGGCCGCTCCCCTGAGGCCGTGGTCCCTGAGGTCTCGGGGGCCGAAGGTGCCCCCGGGCAGGACAGCAGTGACACCCAGCAGGCCCTCCCAGAGCCAGGCGCTGATGCCCTTGCCAGTGGCTCGGTGCAGACCTGTGGGCCCCTGACGGACGAGGATATAGTCAGGCTGCGGCCTTGTGAGAAGAGGAAG CTGGACATCAGTGGCAAGCTGTACCTGGCGCCCCTCACCACG TGTGGGAACCTGCCCTTCCGGCGGATCTGTAAACGCTTCGGGGCTGACGTGACATGTGGGGAGATGGCTGTGTGCACCAATCTGCTGCAGGGCCAGACGTCTGAGTGGGCTCTGCTCAGACGCCACCCGTGCGAGGATATCTTTGGTGTCCAG CTTGAGGGCGCCTTTCCTGACACCATGACCAAGTGTGCCGAGCTGCTCAACCGCACCATCGAGGTGGATTTCGTGGACATCAACGTCGGGTGCCCCATCGACCTTGTGTATAAGAAG GGCGGGGGCTGTGCCCTCATGAACCGCGCAGCCAAGTTCCAGCAGATCGTCCGCGGCATGAACCAG GTGCTGGACGTGCCGCTGACGGTGAAGATCCGCACGGGCGTCCAGGAGCGTGTGAATCTGGCACACCGCTTGCTCCCCGAGCTGCGGAACTGGGGTGCAGCCCTGGTCACG CTCCACGGCCGCTCCCGGGAGCAGCGCTACACCAAGCTGGCTGACTGGGAGTACATCGCGCAGTGTGTGACGGCAGCCAGTCCCATGCCCCTGTTCG GAAATGGGGACGTCTTGTCGTACGAGGATGCCAACCGCGCCATGCAGACTGGCGTCGCAGGGGTGATGATCGCCCG GGGTGCCCTGCTGAAACCATGGCTGTTCACGGAGATCAAGGAGCAGCGGCACTGGGACATCTCGTCGTCTGAGCGCCTGGCCATCCTACAGGACTTCACACGTTACGGCCTGGAGCACTGGGGCTCAGACACGCAGGGCGTGGAGAAGACCCGCCGCTTCCTCCTGGAGTGGCTGTCCTTCCTGTGCAG GTACGTGCCCGTGGGCCTCCTGGAGCGGCTCCCGCAGAGGATCAACGAGCGGCCGCCCTACTACCTGGGCCGCGACTACCTGGAGACGCTCATGGCCAGCCAGCAGGCGGCCGACTGGATCCGGATCAG TGAGATGCTGCTGGGACCCGTGCCACCCAACTTCATCTTTCTGCCAAAGCATAAGGCCAACGCGTACAAGTAG